In one Sphingobium sp. MI1205 genomic region, the following are encoded:
- the purM gene encoding phosphoribosylformylglycinamidine cyclo-ligase translates to MSDTESYSYAKAGVDIAAGNALVRAIAPLAKATRRPGADAELGGFGGFFDLKAAGYDDPLLVAANDGVGTKLKLAIDHDRHDGVGIDLVAMCANDLIVQGAEPLFFLDYYATGKLESGVAERVIAGIAEGCRQAGCALIGGETAEMPGMYAAGDYDLAGFCVGAVERSQALTGNRVKAGDVLLGLTSSGVHSNGFSLVRRLAADKGWKLDRPAIFDNEVLLIDALMAPTRIYVKALLPLVRDGKINALAHITGGGLLENIPRVLPDGCHAIVDADGWEQPRLMAFLQAQGHIEPEEMARTFNCGVGMVLAVDADAADAVAAELEAAGETVVRVGIVEAGEKGCTVRGSQETWSAKADWTATHLG, encoded by the coding sequence ATGAGCGACACCGAATCCTACAGCTACGCCAAGGCTGGCGTCGATATCGCCGCGGGCAATGCGCTGGTCCGCGCCATCGCCCCGCTCGCCAAGGCCACCCGCCGTCCCGGCGCCGACGCTGAGCTAGGCGGCTTTGGCGGCTTTTTCGACCTGAAAGCGGCTGGCTATGACGATCCGCTGCTGGTCGCGGCCAATGACGGCGTGGGCACCAAGCTGAAGCTCGCGATCGATCATGACCGGCATGATGGCGTTGGCATCGATCTGGTCGCCATGTGCGCCAACGACCTGATCGTGCAGGGCGCGGAACCGCTTTTCTTCCTCGACTATTACGCCACCGGCAAGCTGGAGAGCGGCGTCGCCGAGCGCGTGATCGCAGGCATTGCCGAGGGCTGCCGCCAGGCGGGCTGCGCCCTGATCGGCGGCGAAACGGCCGAGATGCCGGGCATGTATGCCGCAGGCGACTATGACCTTGCCGGTTTCTGCGTGGGCGCCGTAGAACGGTCGCAGGCGCTGACCGGTAACCGCGTGAAGGCTGGCGACGTCCTGCTGGGCCTCACCTCCTCGGGCGTGCATTCCAACGGCTTCTCACTGGTCCGCCGCCTTGCCGCAGACAAGGGCTGGAAGCTTGATCGTCCGGCGATTTTCGACAATGAAGTGCTGCTGATCGACGCGCTGATGGCGCCGACGCGCATCTATGTGAAGGCGCTGTTGCCGCTCGTCCGCGATGGCAAGATCAACGCGCTTGCCCACATTACGGGCGGCGGCCTGCTGGAAAATATCCCGCGCGTCCTGCCCGATGGCTGCCATGCCATTGTCGATGCCGATGGCTGGGAACAGCCACGGCTGATGGCCTTCCTCCAGGCCCAGGGCCATATCGAGCCGGAAGAAATGGCGCGCACCTTCAACTGCGGCGTCGGCATGGTGCTGGCGGTCGATGCAGACGCAGCGGATGCGGTTGCGGCCGAACTGGAAGCGGCAGGCGAAACCGTGGTTCGCGTCGGAATCGTGGAAGCGGGCGAGAAGGGCTGCACCGTCAGGGGAAGCCAGGAAACCTGGAGCGCAAAGGCCGACTGGACCGCGACGCATCTGGGTTAA
- the purN gene encoding phosphoribosylglycinamide formyltransferase — protein MAKAKVGVLISGRGSNMAALLYAAKHPSCPYKIVLVAANDPEAAGLTLAQAEGVPTFAQSHKGLKRAEFDRIIDAQLRKAGVEYVALAGYMRLLSPEFVTGWENRMLNIHPSLLPKYKGLDTHQKALDAGDSHAGCSVHVVTSELDDGPVLAQTEVAILPGDSAETLAARILIAEHQLYSRTLADFVTRDRQPGWLLDKVREHALALPQAAEVMSHGMPCFGIEKGKKFAYFRQDHHGDGVIALLVKTTAPEEQAMLIDSDPARYFRPAYFGDGWVGIRLDLGDTDWDQIEDRLHKSWREVAPRKLLGLMDIADDF, from the coding sequence ATGGCGAAGGCAAAGGTCGGCGTTCTGATTTCCGGGCGCGGGTCCAACATGGCGGCGCTCCTCTATGCCGCCAAGCATCCGTCCTGCCCCTATAAGATCGTGCTGGTCGCCGCCAATGACCCGGAAGCCGCTGGCCTCACGCTGGCGCAGGCCGAAGGCGTCCCCACCTTCGCGCAAAGCCACAAGGGCCTCAAGCGCGCCGAATTCGACCGGATCATCGACGCACAACTGCGCAAGGCGGGCGTGGAATATGTGGCGCTCGCCGGTTACATGCGCCTGCTTTCGCCTGAATTTGTCACTGGCTGGGAAAACCGGATGCTGAACATCCACCCCAGCCTGCTCCCGAAATATAAGGGCCTCGATACCCATCAAAAGGCGCTGGACGCGGGCGACAGCCATGCGGGCTGCTCTGTCCATGTCGTGACCAGCGAACTGGATGACGGCCCGGTGCTGGCCCAAACGGAAGTCGCCATCCTGCCCGGCGACAGCGCCGAAACGCTGGCCGCCCGCATCCTGATCGCCGAGCATCAGCTTTACTCGCGCACCCTTGCCGACTTCGTGACGCGCGATCGGCAGCCCGGCTGGCTGCTGGACAAGGTACGGGAACATGCCCTCGCCCTGCCTCAGGCGGCCGAGGTCATGTCTCATGGCATGCCCTGCTTCGGCATAGAAAAGGGCAAGAAATTCGCCTATTTCCGCCAGGATCATCATGGCGACGGCGTCATTGCCCTGCTCGTCAAGACAACCGCGCCGGAAGAACAGGCGATGCTGATCGACAGCGACCCCGCGCGCTATTTCCGCCCCGCCTATTTCGGCGACGGCTGGGTCGGCATCCGCCTCGACCTGGGCGATACGGACTGGGACCAGATCGAGGACAGGCTGCACAAAAGCTGGCGCGAAGTGGCGCCCCGGAAGCTGCTTGGCCTCATGGACATTGCCGACGACTTCTAG
- a CDS encoding heavy-metal-associated domain-containing protein has translation MGCRLADRANLAKRARVSLSPALSRLNFRPLRLLRLLSRPAQIIGAIAFGLAAAALFAQMEGERGVPPIASGGDYQVSGIKVDVLGKDASSARLAGWRLAQRQGWRMLWTRTHGNAGVPNLSDSQLEAMISGVEIEYEQIGPTRYVATLGILFDRARTGQLLGVSGNVMRSPPLLVIPVMWDGGSAVSYERINEWQKAWARFRTGESAIDYVRVSGSIADPILLNAGQVGRRGRLWWRVLLDQYGAADVVVPIARLERQWPGGPVTGTFTARYGPDDHLIGSFSLRASAESAIPQMLDEATRRIDQLYTTALNDGRLRPDPSLIIEEPIDPDALAIENGTDLPVEVLDGPTTTAATASFSIQFDTPDVGSVTQGEAAVRSILGVRSAATSSLALGGTSVMQVSFDGTADALRAALQARGFTVSGSGNALRIRRGGASPAGAAPPQ, from the coding sequence ATGGGTTGCCGCTTGGCAGATCGGGCAAATCTCGCCAAAAGGGCGCGCGTGAGCCTGTCGCCAGCCTTGTCCCGCCTGAATTTCCGGCCCTTGCGGCTGCTTCGCCTGTTGTCGCGACCGGCCCAGATTATCGGCGCGATCGCGTTCGGACTCGCCGCAGCGGCGCTGTTCGCACAGATGGAAGGCGAACGCGGCGTGCCGCCGATCGCCAGCGGCGGCGATTATCAAGTGAGCGGCATCAAGGTCGATGTGCTGGGCAAGGACGCCAGCAGCGCGCGGCTGGCCGGATGGCGGCTGGCGCAGCGGCAGGGTTGGCGGATGCTGTGGACGCGCACCCACGGCAATGCGGGCGTGCCCAACCTGTCCGATTCGCAGCTGGAGGCGATGATTTCCGGCGTGGAAATCGAATATGAACAGATCGGTCCGACCCGTTATGTCGCGACGCTGGGCATCCTCTTCGACCGGGCGCGCACGGGCCAGTTGCTGGGCGTGTCGGGCAATGTCATGCGCTCGCCGCCGTTGCTCGTCATCCCGGTGATGTGGGACGGCGGGTCCGCCGTGTCCTATGAACGGATCAATGAGTGGCAAAAGGCGTGGGCGCGGTTTCGTACCGGCGAGAGCGCCATTGATTATGTGCGGGTCAGCGGGTCGATCGCGGACCCGATACTCCTCAATGCCGGACAGGTCGGACGGCGCGGGCGCCTGTGGTGGCGCGTGCTGCTCGATCAATATGGCGCGGCCGATGTGGTGGTGCCCATCGCCCGGCTGGAACGGCAATGGCCGGGCGGTCCCGTCACCGGAACCTTCACGGCGCGCTACGGACCCGACGATCATCTTATCGGCAGCTTTTCGCTGCGTGCTTCGGCTGAAAGCGCGATCCCGCAGATGTTGGACGAAGCCACGCGCCGGATCGACCAACTCTATACCACCGCACTCAACGATGGTCGCTTGCGGCCTGACCCGTCGCTCATCATCGAGGAACCCATCGACCCGGATGCCCTGGCGATCGAAAATGGGACCGACCTGCCCGTGGAAGTGCTGGACGGGCCGACGACGACTGCTGCCACCGCCAGTTTCTCGATCCAATTCGACACGCCTGACGTTGGATCTGTGACGCAGGGCGAAGCGGCGGTGCGGTCAATTCTGGGCGTCCGTTCGGCGGCGACCAGCAGCCTGGCGCTGGGCGGCACATCGGTGATGCAGGTCAGCTTTGACGGCACGGCCGACGCTCTGCGCGCTGCGCTGCAGGCGCGCGGCTTTACCGTGTCGGGATCCGGCAACGCCCTTCGCATCCGGCGTGGCGGGGCGTCCCCTGCGGGAGCAGCGCCGCCGCAATGA
- a CDS encoding RNA degradosome polyphosphate kinase codes for MAEADPSASLTLPSDRYFNRELSWLAFNQRVLEEAMNRAHPLLERLRFLSISGANLDEFFSVRVAGLKGQQLQDVDMRSADGLTPGQQLAAIADETTRLMAAQQKVWGALHGELTQVGIEVIGPGSPIDPGSETWLREHFLTQVFPILTPQALDPAHPFPFIPNQGLSIVFDLERLSDKQPIRELVMIPSSLARFVRMPGEPARYMALEAVIRRFSADLFPGYRVRNSGVFRIIRDSDIEIEEEAEDLVRYFRSAIKRRRRGRVIRLEIEERIPEPVEEMLQDMLQGHEAMIAEVEGFVGIGDLSGVVDEDRPDLKFEPYAPRFPERIREYGGDCFAAIRAKDIVVHHPYEAFDVVVSFLKQAASDPDVVAIKQTLYRAGKQSAIIRALIDAAEAGKSVTAVVELKARFDEEQNLMWADALERAGVQVVYGFIDWKTHAKVSMIVRREGEAFRSYCHFGTGNYHPVTARIYTDLSFFTADPAYSRDAAALFNYITGYVEPERLEKLVMSPRDLRNHLCALIDAEIDHVRAGRPGTIWAKMNSLVDPAIIEKLYAASNAGVQIDLIVRGICCLRPGVPGMSENIRVKSVVGRFLEHSRITVFGNGKALPNNGAKVFISSADWMPRNFDRRVEFLAPVENPTVHDQILDQVMVANLIDTEQSWELDSEGHYARVDSAGRPFNLHRYFMTNPSLSGRGAALDSEAVPTLRLRGRA; via the coding sequence GTGGCCGAAGCCGACCCCTCCGCCAGCCTGACCCTGCCCAGCGACCGCTATTTCAATCGGGAGCTGTCCTGGCTGGCGTTCAACCAGCGGGTGTTGGAGGAGGCGATGAACCGCGCGCATCCGTTGCTCGAACGGCTGCGCTTCCTGTCGATTTCCGGCGCGAACCTTGATGAATTCTTCAGCGTGCGCGTGGCCGGGCTCAAGGGGCAGCAGTTGCAGGATGTCGACATGCGCTCCGCCGACGGGCTGACGCCGGGGCAGCAGCTGGCCGCGATTGCCGATGAAACGACGCGGTTGATGGCGGCACAGCAGAAGGTGTGGGGCGCGCTGCATGGCGAATTGACGCAGGTGGGGATCGAGGTGATCGGCCCTGGCAGCCCGATCGATCCAGGAAGCGAGACATGGCTGCGCGAGCATTTCCTGACGCAGGTATTTCCGATACTCACGCCCCAGGCGCTCGATCCGGCGCATCCTTTTCCTTTCATACCCAATCAGGGCCTGTCGATCGTCTTCGACCTGGAGCGGCTGTCGGACAAGCAGCCTATCCGCGAACTGGTGATGATCCCGTCCTCGCTTGCCCGCTTCGTCCGGATGCCGGGCGAACCGGCCCGCTACATGGCGCTGGAGGCGGTGATCCGGCGCTTTTCGGCTGATCTTTTTCCTGGCTATCGGGTGCGCAACAGCGGCGTGTTCCGCATCATCCGCGACAGCGACATCGAGATTGAGGAAGAGGCGGAGGATCTGGTCCGCTATTTCCGCAGCGCCATCAAACGCCGCCGCCGGGGGCGCGTGATCCGGCTGGAGATTGAGGAGCGCATCCCCGAGCCGGTCGAGGAAATGTTGCAGGACATGCTGCAGGGGCATGAAGCGATGATTGCGGAGGTCGAGGGGTTTGTCGGCATCGGCGACCTGTCAGGCGTCGTGGACGAAGATCGCCCAGACCTGAAATTCGAACCCTATGCGCCGCGATTCCCGGAACGAATCCGCGAATATGGCGGGGATTGCTTTGCGGCGATCCGGGCGAAGGACATCGTTGTCCATCACCCCTATGAAGCCTTTGACGTCGTCGTTTCGTTCCTGAAACAAGCGGCTTCCGACCCAGATGTCGTGGCGATCAAGCAGACGCTGTATCGCGCGGGCAAACAGTCGGCGATCATCCGCGCGCTGATCGACGCGGCGGAGGCGGGCAAGTCGGTGACGGCCGTGGTCGAGCTGAAGGCGCGGTTCGACGAGGAGCAGAATCTGATGTGGGCCGACGCGCTGGAGCGTGCGGGCGTGCAGGTGGTCTATGGCTTCATCGACTGGAAGACCCACGCCAAGGTGTCGATGATCGTGCGGCGCGAGGGCGAAGCGTTCCGCAGCTACTGCCATTTCGGCACCGGCAATTACCACCCGGTGACGGCGCGTATCTATACCGACCTCAGCTTCTTTACAGCGGACCCGGCCTATAGCCGCGATGCCGCCGCGCTGTTCAATTACATCACTGGCTATGTCGAGCCGGAGCGCCTTGAAAAGCTGGTCATGAGCCCCCGCGACCTGCGCAACCATCTTTGCGCGCTGATCGATGCGGAAATCGACCATGTCCGCGCGGGGCGGCCCGGCACCATCTGGGCCAAGATGAATTCGCTGGTCGATCCCGCGATCATCGAAAAGCTCTACGCCGCCAGCAATGCTGGCGTTCAGATCGACTTGATCGTGCGTGGCATATGCTGCCTGCGTCCGGGCGTACCGGGCATGTCGGAAAATATCCGGGTCAAGTCGGTCGTCGGCCGCTTCCTGGAACATAGCCGCATCACTGTGTTCGGCAACGGCAAGGCGTTGCCCAACAATGGCGCGAAGGTGTTCATCAGCTCGGCCGACTGGATGCCCCGCAACTTCGACCGCCGCGTCGAATTCCTTGCCCCTGTGGAAAACCCGACCGTGCACGACCAGATTCTGGACCAGGTGATGGTGGCCAATCTGATCGATACGGAACAGAGTTGGGAGTTGGACAGCGAGGGTCATTATGCCCGCGTGGATTCAGCTGGAAGGCCGTTCAACCTGCACCGCTATTTCATGACCAACCCGTCGCTGTCGGGCCGGGGCGCGGCGCTGGACAGCGAAGCCGTCCCGACATTGCGCCTGCGCGGTCGGGCCTGA
- a CDS encoding Ppx/GppA family phosphatase, with the protein MNSMLSQVRAIAGTMATSPEHAKARTAIIDIGSNSVRLVVYDGPRRIPFILFNEKVMAGLGASLGKTGQIEPEAMERGLRAVGRFAHLCREMDVREVRCVATAAVRDAANGDEFLRRAKAIGLNVELLSGAQEAIAAAYGVLSGIPGADGIVGDLGGGSLELARIRDGAVHETISLPLGVLRLPQIRAKGPGVLERQVKKMLAKAGWIVEPELPFYLVGGSWRALARFDMQLTNFPLPVVHQYAMPASRAEQLTRIVSHVGRARLKDIPAMTGSRVPTLPDAAALLSVIVRQLKSRDLIVSAYGLREGLLFEDLPPDIRAHDPLLVAAEAEGEAQGRFAGHGDMIDRWIAPVFQDDDPARRRIRRAACLLADVGWRANPDFRAERGVEIALHSNWVGITAPERAMLAQALHSNFGGGAGIATAIDGLASPAALKRATLWGLAIRLGQRLSGGVEGPLLGSKLEMAGDTLELRLRGVDADLFGEAVERRQRNLAQAMGVKYRMAW; encoded by the coding sequence ATGAACTCCATGCTCAGCCAGGTGCGCGCCATCGCCGGGACGATGGCGACATCGCCTGAACATGCCAAGGCGCGTACGGCTATCATCGACATCGGGTCCAACAGCGTCCGCCTGGTCGTTTATGATGGCCCGCGCCGCATCCCCTTCATCCTCTTCAACGAAAAGGTGATGGCGGGGCTGGGCGCGTCGCTGGGCAAGACGGGGCAGATCGAACCGGAGGCGATGGAGCGCGGGCTGCGCGCGGTCGGCCGCTTTGCGCACCTGTGCCGCGAAATGGACGTGCGGGAGGTGCGCTGCGTCGCCACGGCGGCGGTGCGCGATGCCGCCAATGGCGATGAGTTTCTGCGCCGCGCCAAGGCGATAGGGCTGAATGTCGAGCTGCTTTCGGGCGCGCAGGAGGCGATCGCCGCGGCCTATGGCGTGCTGTCGGGTATTCCGGGCGCCGACGGGATCGTGGGTGACTTGGGCGGAGGCAGCCTGGAGCTGGCGCGAATCCGCGATGGCGCGGTGCATGAGACGATTTCGCTGCCGCTGGGGGTGCTGCGCCTGCCGCAGATCCGGGCGAAGGGGCCGGGCGTGCTGGAGCGGCAGGTCAAGAAGATGCTGGCCAAGGCAGGCTGGATCGTGGAGCCGGAACTGCCATTCTATCTGGTGGGCGGATCGTGGCGCGCGCTGGCCCGATTCGACATGCAGCTCACCAACTTTCCGCTGCCGGTCGTCCATCAATATGCGATGCCGGCGTCGCGCGCCGAGCAGTTGACGCGGATCGTGTCGCATGTCGGTCGCGCGCGGTTGAAGGATATTCCGGCCATGACCGGATCGCGCGTGCCGACGCTGCCGGATGCGGCTGCGCTGCTGTCGGTTATCGTGCGGCAATTGAAGTCGCGCGACCTGATCGTGTCCGCCTATGGCCTGCGCGAAGGATTGTTGTTCGAGGATCTGCCCCCCGATATCCGCGCGCACGACCCGCTGCTGGTCGCGGCAGAGGCGGAAGGGGAAGCGCAGGGCCGCTTTGCCGGTCATGGCGACATGATCGACCGCTGGATCGCCCCTGTGTTCCAGGATGACGATCCGGCCCGCCGCCGCATCCGCCGGGCGGCATGCCTGTTGGCCGATGTGGGATGGCGCGCCAATCCGGATTTTCGCGCCGAACGCGGCGTGGAGATTGCGCTGCACAGCAATTGGGTGGGCATCACCGCGCCCGAACGCGCCATGCTGGCGCAGGCGTTGCACAGCAATTTCGGCGGAGGGGCGGGTATCGCCACTGCTATCGACGGTCTTGCTTCTCCAGCGGCGCTGAAACGGGCGACCCTGTGGGGCTTGGCGATCCGGCTGGGCCAGCGATTGTCGGGCGGGGTCGAGGGGCCGTTGCTGGGATCGAAGCTGGAAATGGCGGGCGACACGCTGGAATTGCGGCTGCGGGGCGTGGATGCCGACCTGTTCGGCGAAGCGGTCGAGCGGCGGCAGCGCAATCTGGCGCAAGCCATGGGGGTCAAGTACCGGATGGCCTGGTGA
- a CDS encoding ABC transporter ATP-binding protein, translating into MTDAIPPAIEISHLTKVYAGGKRALDDISLSIPRGQIYGLLGPNGAGKSTTINILAGLVNKTSGSARIWGFDIDQNPRNAKNSIGIVPQEIVFDPFFTPFETLENQAGYYGVPKERRRSMELLRAVHLEDKAHAYARTLSGGMKRRLLVAKAMVHSPPILVLDEPTAGVDVQLRQQLWEYVRELNTLGVTIVLTTHYLEEAEELCDRIGIINHGRVIADKPTRELIAMAQEKVVQVTVDRDIATTPDAPCFEKVELSDPRTLTITYMKDRANAGQVLNAVQASGLSIVDVITRDPDLEDVFLSLTTAA; encoded by the coding sequence ATGACCGACGCTATCCCCCCCGCCATCGAAATCAGCCACCTCACCAAGGTTTATGCGGGCGGCAAGCGCGCACTGGACGACATCAGCCTTTCGATCCCGCGCGGCCAGATATACGGCCTGCTCGGCCCCAATGGCGCGGGCAAGTCCACGACGATCAACATTCTCGCAGGGCTGGTGAACAAGACCAGCGGGTCGGCAAGGATCTGGGGCTTCGACATCGACCAGAACCCCCGCAATGCCAAGAATTCGATCGGCATCGTGCCGCAGGAAATCGTCTTCGATCCCTTTTTCACACCCTTTGAAACACTGGAAAACCAGGCGGGCTACTATGGCGTGCCCAAGGAACGGCGGCGCTCGATGGAATTGCTGCGCGCCGTCCATCTGGAGGACAAGGCCCACGCCTATGCCCGCACCCTGTCCGGCGGCATGAAGCGGCGGCTGCTGGTGGCAAAGGCCATGGTGCACAGCCCGCCGATCCTGGTGCTGGACGAGCCGACCGCGGGCGTCGATGTGCAGCTTCGCCAGCAGCTTTGGGAATATGTGCGCGAACTCAACACGCTCGGCGTGACGATCGTGCTGACGACGCACTATCTTGAGGAAGCCGAGGAGCTGTGCGACCGGATCGGCATCATCAACCATGGCCGCGTCATCGCTGACAAACCAACGCGCGAACTGATCGCGATGGCGCAGGAAAAGGTGGTGCAGGTCACCGTTGACCGCGACATCGCCACGACGCCGGACGCGCCCTGTTTCGAGAAGGTGGAGCTTTCCGACCCGCGCACCTTGACGATCACCTATATGAAGGACCGCGCCAATGCAGGCCAGGTGCTGAACGCCGTTCAGGCGAGCGGCCTGTCCATCGTTGACGTCATCACGCGCGACCCCGATCTGGAGGATGTGTTCCTCAGCCTGACAACGGCGGCTTAG
- the nadB gene encoding L-aspartate oxidase: MPTTTHDVVIIGSGAAGLTAAINLAQDRKVVVLAKAALDSGSTNWAQGGIAAVLDGGDSFEAHIEDTMVAGAGLNNRETVEFVVSEAPAAIERLAQLGVPFNGGDEFGERWHLTREGGHSHRRIVHVDDATGHAVQVALLKAARANPNITLLEDLVAIDLITSRHGEHYSGDGHVWGVYAFNKKTKHVDALLGKATILCTGGAGRTYLFSTAPRGATGDGIAMAWRAGCRVSNMEMNQFHPTCLYNLEVKNFLITEAVRGEGGHLKLPPGVPGGGQRFMDRFDPRGELAPRDVVARAIDHEIKRLGLDYVHLDISHKPPEFVRQHFPTIYTRLLDLDIDITKEPIPVVPAQHYTCGGVVIDLDGRTDLPGLYAAGEVTESGLHGANRLASNSLLECLVFGEAAARHIRSNWDSLPPPPPVLPWDESRVTNSDEEVIVQHNWKEIRRFMWDYVGIVRTTKRLERAQHRIDLLSKEVDEYYGHFRVTADLIELRNLLEVARLVVRSALKRKESRGLHYTLDYPDMLPVAVDTVLAP; encoded by the coding sequence ATGCCTACCACCACTCACGATGTCGTCATCATCGGCTCCGGCGCAGCCGGTCTCACTGCCGCGATCAACCTGGCGCAGGACCGCAAGGTGGTGGTGCTGGCAAAGGCCGCGCTCGACAGCGGCTCGACCAACTGGGCGCAGGGCGGCATTGCCGCGGTGCTCGACGGGGGCGACAGTTTCGAAGCGCATATCGAAGATACGATGGTCGCGGGCGCGGGCCTCAACAATCGTGAAACGGTGGAGTTCGTCGTTTCCGAAGCCCCGGCCGCGATCGAACGACTGGCTCAGCTTGGCGTGCCCTTCAACGGCGGCGACGAATTTGGCGAACGCTGGCACCTGACGCGCGAAGGGGGCCACAGCCACCGCCGCATCGTCCATGTCGATGACGCCACCGGCCATGCGGTTCAGGTCGCGCTGCTCAAGGCCGCGCGCGCCAATCCCAACATCACCTTGCTGGAGGATCTGGTCGCCATCGACCTCATCACCAGCCGCCATGGCGAACACTATTCGGGCGACGGCCATGTCTGGGGCGTCTACGCCTTCAACAAGAAAACCAAGCATGTCGACGCTCTGCTGGGCAAGGCGACGATCCTCTGCACCGGCGGCGCGGGGCGCACCTATCTCTTCTCAACAGCGCCGCGCGGGGCGACCGGCGATGGCATTGCCATGGCCTGGCGCGCGGGTTGCCGTGTTTCCAACATGGAAATGAACCAGTTCCACCCCACCTGCCTCTACAATCTGGAGGTCAAGAATTTCCTGATCACCGAAGCCGTGCGCGGCGAGGGCGGCCATCTGAAACTCCCCCCCGGCGTACCCGGCGGCGGCCAGCGCTTCATGGACCGCTTCGACCCGCGCGGCGAACTGGCCCCGCGCGATGTCGTCGCCCGCGCGATCGACCATGAAATCAAGCGGCTCGGCCTCGACTATGTCCATCTCGACATCAGCCACAAGCCGCCCGAATTTGTGCGCCAGCATTTCCCGACCATCTACACGCGGCTGCTGGACCTGGACATCGACATCACCAAAGAACCGATCCCGGTCGTCCCGGCCCAGCATTATACCTGCGGCGGCGTGGTGATCGACCTCGACGGCCGCACCGACCTGCCCGGCCTCTATGCCGCAGGGGAAGTCACTGAAAGCGGGCTGCATGGCGCAAACCGCCTGGCCTCCAACTCGCTGCTCGAATGCCTCGTCTTCGGCGAAGCGGCCGCCCGGCACATCCGTTCCAACTGGGACAGCCTGCCCCCGCCGCCGCCGGTTCTTCCGTGGGACGAAAGCCGCGTCACCAATTCCGACGAAGAGGTCATCGTCCAGCATAACTGGAAGGAAATTCGCCGCTTCATGTGGGATTATGTCGGTATCGTCCGCACCACCAAGCGGTTGGAGCGGGCGCAGCACCGCATCGACCTGCTTTCCAAGGAAGTGGATGAATATTACGGCCATTTCCGGGTGACCGCGGACCTCATCGAACTGCGCAACCTGCTGGAAGTCGCGCGACTGGTCGTCCGCTCAGCGCTCAAGCGGAAGGAAAGCCGGGGGCTGCACTATACGCTCGATTATCCCGACATGCTGCCCGTGGCCGTGGACACCGTGCTGGCGCCCTGA
- a CDS encoding endonuclease domain-containing protein, whose product MWQHLRARKLGHKFSRQMPIGPYFADFLCRELNLIIEIDGASHDHGVDYDARREDYCRSLGYQILRFRNVDVMENLEGVVSHIEATLALAHPQPLPSTGGE is encoded by the coding sequence TTGTGGCAACACCTCCGCGCCCGCAAACTCGGCCATAAGTTCAGCCGCCAGATGCCCATCGGCCCTTACTTCGCCGACTTCCTCTGCCGGGAATTGAACCTCATCATCGAAATAGACGGAGCGAGCCACGACCACGGCGTTGATTATGATGCCCGCCGAGAAGATTACTGTCGCTCCCTAGGCTATCAAATCTTGCGCTTTCGCAATGTGGATGTGATGGAAAATCTTGAAGGCGTGGTGTCTCACATTGAAGCGACGCTTGCGCTGGCCCACCCCCAGCCCCTCCCGTCAACGGGAGGGGAGTAA
- a CDS encoding alpha/beta fold hydrolase, with the protein MTGEFLDRRTLLLSGAALAGGLMLGGPAMAAPFTSRRIAVTVRGTGRDVLLIPGLGSGPGIWNGAMAAVPGHRWHLIHVRGFGGLAANANAAGPLVQPLADEIARYIGAAGLRRPAIVGHSMGGTLAMMVGLKGLAGRLMVVDMLPEGAAMVGGTAQGMGYLADQISQYFTGTRAGRAYLGQILAQAPGAKGSDPDVIANALRDLANIDLGPQLARIDAPMDVVYAVGSDPAQATAISRNFRAAYAAKKGVRLLPIGPSGHVVMADQPTRFAGMLKDFLRV; encoded by the coding sequence ATGACTGGCGAATTTCTGGATAGGCGGACGCTGCTGCTGAGCGGAGCGGCGTTGGCAGGCGGGTTGATGCTGGGCGGTCCGGCGATGGCTGCGCCCTTCACCTCGCGGCGGATCGCGGTGACGGTTCGGGGGACGGGGCGCGACGTGCTGTTGATTCCGGGGCTGGGGAGCGGGCCGGGCATCTGGAACGGTGCGATGGCGGCCGTGCCGGGCCATCGCTGGCATCTGATCCATGTGCGGGGGTTTGGCGGGCTGGCGGCAAACGCCAATGCGGCCGGGCCGCTGGTGCAGCCGCTTGCTGACGAGATCGCGCGCTATATCGGCGCGGCGGGACTGCGGCGTCCTGCCATCGTCGGTCATTCAATGGGCGGCACGCTGGCCATGATGGTGGGATTGAAGGGGCTGGCCGGGCGGCTGATGGTTGTCGACATGCTGCCCGAAGGCGCGGCGATGGTCGGCGGCACGGCGCAGGGCATGGGCTATCTGGCCGACCAGATCAGCCAATATTTCACCGGGACCAGGGCGGGGCGCGCCTATCTGGGGCAGATATTGGCGCAGGCGCCGGGCGCGAAGGGGAGTGACCCGGACGTCATTGCCAACGCGCTTCGGGATCTGGCGAATATCGACCTTGGGCCGCAACTTGCGCGCATCGATGCGCCGATGGATGTGGTCTATGCGGTGGGGTCCGACCCCGCGCAGGCGACCGCGATCAGCCGCAATTTCCGCGCCGCCTACGCCGCCAAGAAGGGAGTGAGGCTGCTGCCGATCGGTCCCAGCGGGCATGTCGTGATGGCCGACCAGCCGACACGCTTTGCGGGCATGCTCAAGGATTTCCTGCGGGTCTGA